The Flavobacterium jumunjinense genome includes a region encoding these proteins:
- a CDS encoding glycosyltransferase family 117 protein, which translates to MKAFNFKKWNTILGWIVFSVALITYTLTVEPTMSFWDCGEYIATSANLEVGHPPGAPLFQMLGAFFAMFALSPDKIALMVNMMSVFSSAFTVLFMFWSLTLLMKRIFGHSEKDTTSNYIMILGSSAVASLAFTFSDSFWFNAVEAEVYAMASFLIALLFWLGLRWEQDLETPKGNKWLLIISLVIGLSFGVHFMALLTFPAIGFLYFFKKYKNITIKSFIIANIVIVAILLFIFKLLLPYSLAFFGKTEIFLVNTFGLPFNSGTILAFLSLILAFYFGLQFTRKKGLVFYNTIILAVLFILIGFSSWLMLPIRANANPPINENKPSDAAEVLAYYNREQYGEQQLFFGSQFSEAYSGLDEDNPYTDGKPNYERDYKTGKYVITNNYKNANQNTDDNHKALLPRMWSTDHSENYMLLTEPLDFRVKPEFADEPELIDIVSNFRTAFSSGRLDLDDYNKFLKAYGDYLIVEKPTFASNIKFMFEYQFGYMYWRYLMWNFTGRQNDNQGKYDNLDGNWISGVKAIDEIRLGSQDNLTSDMLNNKGRNTYFFLPFILAVIGMIFHAKKDLKSFYVLLVLFLFTGLALKVYLNERPFEPRERDYALVGSFYAFAMWIAFGVYSLYEGAKKYLQPKVSIPVVLGLTLLAAPILMANQNWDDHSRANKYTALANAKAYLDSCEKNAILFTIGDNDTFPLWYAQEIEGYRTDIRIVNTSLFMTDWYIDQMRRKAYDSDPIPLSMSRDLYKGSNRDYSFFEERTKDSIRLDELINFISLEDERAKVTLRSGQSVNYFPSNKIFIPINKDNIIKNKVVSPKYYDSIVPSIEFTIKGSALYKNRLMMLDIINTNNWKRPIYFTGGSFGEDDYLWMKEYLQLDGMCFKLVPIKTKRGKGGPNPLEMGLIDTEKMYSIITKWDWGNSGSPDIYHDPETRKNSITYRTNLSRLMEALINEGKKDKAEKIIDLAMAKMPIDKFEYYTLIEPFAEGYYEIGKKDKARDILKQLITKYNEELTYYKGLKSSEQNDIYVDIISSIERYRSLVEIAERANDTAFYNKEKIKFNNYNKMFSQFERDMIE; encoded by the coding sequence ATGAAAGCATTTAATTTCAAGAAGTGGAATACCATTTTAGGCTGGATCGTTTTTTCAGTAGCCTTAATAACATATACATTAACTGTTGAACCAACAATGAGTTTTTGGGATTGTGGAGAATACATTGCTACATCTGCCAATCTTGAAGTTGGACATCCACCTGGCGCACCATTATTCCAAATGCTAGGCGCTTTCTTTGCAATGTTTGCACTAAGTCCAGACAAAATAGCATTAATGGTTAATATGATGTCTGTTTTCTCAAGTGCTTTCACTGTGCTTTTCATGTTTTGGTCATTAACCCTACTAATGAAACGTATTTTTGGTCATTCAGAAAAAGACACTACCAGCAATTATATAATGATTCTAGGTAGTTCTGCAGTTGCCTCTTTAGCCTTTACATTCTCTGACAGTTTCTGGTTTAATGCCGTGGAAGCAGAGGTTTATGCAATGGCATCGTTCCTTATTGCCTTGCTTTTTTGGCTAGGATTACGTTGGGAACAAGACTTAGAGACTCCAAAAGGAAACAAATGGCTATTAATTATATCATTAGTAATCGGATTGTCTTTCGGTGTACACTTTATGGCTTTACTTACATTTCCTGCAATTGGTTTTCTATATTTCTTTAAAAAATATAAGAACATCACAATTAAAAGTTTCATCATAGCAAACATTGTGATTGTAGCTATTTTATTGTTTATTTTCAAACTTCTATTACCTTATTCTCTTGCTTTTTTTGGTAAAACAGAAATCTTTTTAGTAAACACTTTTGGGTTACCATTTAACTCAGGAACAATTTTAGCTTTCTTAAGTTTAATTTTAGCTTTTTATTTTGGACTACAATTCACAAGAAAAAAAGGTCTTGTTTTTTACAACACTATTATACTTGCAGTCTTATTTATTTTAATCGGATTTTCATCGTGGTTAATGTTGCCTATTAGAGCCAATGCAAACCCACCTATCAATGAAAACAAACCATCTGATGCAGCTGAAGTACTTGCTTACTACAACAGAGAACAATATGGAGAACAACAATTGTTTTTTGGATCTCAATTTTCTGAAGCTTATTCTGGATTAGATGAAGACAATCCTTATACAGACGGAAAACCAAACTACGAAAGAGATTATAAAACCGGTAAATATGTAATTACAAATAATTACAAAAACGCCAACCAAAATACAGACGACAATCATAAAGCTTTATTGCCAAGAATGTGGAGCACTGACCATAGTGAAAACTATATGCTATTAACAGAACCTCTTGACTTTAGAGTAAAACCCGAATTTGCAGATGAGCCTGAATTAATAGATATCGTTTCTAACTTTAGAACAGCATTTAGTTCTGGACGTTTGGATTTAGATGACTACAATAAGTTCTTAAAAGCATATGGTGACTATTTAATTGTTGAAAAACCAACTTTTGCAAGCAATATTAAGTTCATGTTTGAATATCAATTCGGGTATATGTACTGGAGGTATTTAATGTGGAATTTTACAGGCCGTCAAAATGACAATCAAGGAAAATACGATAACCTAGACGGAAACTGGATTAGTGGTGTTAAAGCTATTGATGAAATTAGACTTGGTAGTCAAGACAATTTAACTTCAGACATGCTGAATAACAAAGGAAGAAATACTTATTTCTTTTTACCTTTTATTTTAGCTGTAATTGGAATGATTTTCCATGCTAAGAAAGACCTTAAAAGCTTCTATGTATTGCTTGTTTTGTTTTTATTTACAGGATTAGCATTAAAAGTCTACCTAAACGAAAGACCTTTTGAACCAAGGGAAAGAGATTATGCACTTGTTGGCTCATTCTATGCCTTTGCAATGTGGATTGCGTTCGGTGTATATTCTTTATACGAAGGAGCTAAAAAATACTTACAACCGAAAGTATCCATACCTGTTGTTCTTGGTTTAACATTATTAGCAGCTCCTATATTGATGGCAAACCAAAACTGGGACGATCATAGTAGAGCGAACAAATATACAGCACTAGCAAACGCAAAAGCATATCTTGATTCTTGCGAAAAAAATGCAATTCTATTCACAATTGGAGATAATGATACTTTCCCTTTATGGTATGCACAAGAAATTGAAGGATACAGAACAGACATTCGAATTGTTAACACAAGTCTATTCATGACAGATTGGTATATTGACCAAATGAGACGTAAAGCTTATGATTCTGACCCTATTCCGTTATCAATGTCTAGAGATCTATACAAAGGTAGTAATAGAGATTATAGTTTTTTTGAAGAAAGAACGAAAGACTCTATTAGACTAGACGAATTAATTAACTTCATATCTCTAGAAGATGAAAGAGCAAAAGTAACACTAAGAAGTGGGCAATCTGTAAATTACTTCCCTTCTAACAAAATATTTATTCCAATAAACAAGGATAATATTATTAAAAACAAAGTAGTTTCTCCAAAATACTACGACTCTATCGTTCCATCAATTGAGTTCACGATAAAAGGAAGCGCTCTTTACAAAAATCGACTAATGATGCTAGACATCATTAACACAAATAATTGGAAAAGACCTATCTATTTTACAGGTGGAAGCTTTGGTGAAGACGACTATCTTTGGATGAAAGAATACCTACAATTAGACGGAATGTGCTTCAAACTAGTTCCAATTAAAACAAAAAGAGGTAAAGGTGGTCCAAATCCATTAGAGATGGGATTAATCGATACCGAAAAAATGTATAGTATTATTACAAAATGGGATTGGGGAAATAGCGGAAGTCCTGATATTTACCATGATCCTGAAACTCGTAAAAACAGCATTACTTATAGAACAAATCTTTCTAGATTAATGGAAGCATTAATCAATGAAGGAAAGAAAGATAAAGCTGAAAAAATTATAGATCTTGCTATGGCTAAAATGCCAATAGATAAATTTGAATACTACACTCTAATAGAGCCTTTTGCAGAAGGATATTATGAGATCGGCAAAAAAGACAAGGCTAGAGATATTCTTAAACAATTGATTACAAAATACAACGAGGAATTAACCTATTATAAAGGATTAAAATCTAGTGAACAAAATGATATTTACGTTGATATAATATCAAGTATTGAACGCTACAGAAGTTTAGTAGAAATAGCTGAAAGAGCTAATGACACTGCGTTTTATAATAAAGAAAAAATAAAATTCAACAATTACAACAAGATGTTTTCTCAATTTGAAAGGGACATGATTGAATAA
- a CDS encoding universal stress protein: MKKILVPTDFSKHAEYALKVAAQIAKKDNSEIILIHMLELPTTGNDAITTSHEIPELMLFKNAAISKLDSIMNSPYLDGIKISKVLQFELAFDGIMNNGKSHNADLIIMGSHGASGFQEMFIGSNTEKVVRNSDVPVLVIKKEEENFNAENFVFASDFSDEIKKPFEKVVDFANKFNSHIHLVNINTPNNFKSTSVAQKIMDKFTAEFKINRFSTHIYNDINVEKGILHFAKDINADLIGMSTHGRKGIAHFFNGSISEDLVNHAKRPVITFKI, translated from the coding sequence ATGAAGAAAATTTTAGTTCCCACCGATTTTTCAAAGCACGCAGAATATGCATTAAAAGTAGCTGCTCAAATAGCAAAAAAAGACAATAGCGAAATTATTCTTATTCATATGCTTGAATTACCGACAACGGGAAATGATGCTATAACTACTTCTCATGAAATTCCAGAATTAATGCTTTTTAAAAATGCTGCAATCTCAAAACTTGACAGCATAATGAATTCACCATATCTTGATGGTATAAAAATCTCTAAAGTCCTTCAATTTGAATTAGCTTTTGATGGAATTATGAACAACGGAAAAAGCCACAATGCAGACCTAATTATCATGGGATCACATGGCGCAAGTGGATTTCAAGAAATGTTTATAGGATCAAACACTGAAAAAGTTGTAAGAAACTCTGACGTTCCCGTTCTAGTGATAAAAAAAGAAGAAGAAAATTTCAATGCTGAAAATTTTGTTTTCGCATCTGACTTTTCTGATGAAATAAAAAAACCTTTTGAAAAAGTTGTCGATTTCGCAAACAAATTCAACTCACATATTCATCTTGTAAACATAAACACTCCTAATAACTTTAAATCAACTAGTGTTGCTCAAAAAATAATGGACAAATTTACAGCTGAATTTAAAATAAATCGTTTCTCAACACACATCTACAACGACATTAATGTTGAAAAAGGAATTCTACACTTTGCAAAAGACATTAACGCTGATTTAATTGGAATGAGTACCCACGGAAGAAAAGGAATTGCACATTTCTTTAACGGAAGCATTAGCGAAGATTTAGTTAATCATGCAAAAAGACCCGTTATAACTTTTAAAATATAA
- the rimP gene encoding ribosome assembly cofactor RimP, which produces MTFKEKVERLLDAAILERSHLFLIDLKIDEANKINVVLDGDNGVNLQDCIDISRVVEQDLDREENDFSLEVASAGVSSPLKLVRQYKKNIGRKLKVKTADDQEIEADLVDADESGISLEWKAREPKKIGKGKETVEKSVNLPYSEIKEAIVVISF; this is translated from the coding sequence ATGACATTTAAAGAGAAAGTAGAAAGGTTGTTAGATGCAGCTATATTAGAGCGTAGCCATTTGTTTTTAATTGATTTAAAAATTGATGAAGCTAACAAAATCAATGTTGTTTTGGATGGTGATAATGGAGTTAATTTGCAAGACTGTATAGATATAAGTAGAGTGGTTGAGCAAGATCTTGATAGAGAAGAGAATGATTTTTCTCTAGAAGTGGCTTCTGCTGGAGTATCTTCACCATTAAAGTTAGTTCGTCAGTATAAAAAAAATATTGGAAGAAAGCTTAAGGTCAAGACAGCTGATGATCAAGAAATAGAAGCGGACCTTGTAGATGCTGATGAATCGGGGATTTCATTAGAATGGAAAGCAAGAGAACCAAAAAAAATAGGAAAAGGAAAGGAAACAGTGGAAAAATCTGTAAATTTGCCTTATTCTGAAATAAAAGAAGCGATAGTAGTAATATCATTTTAA
- the nusA gene encoding transcription termination factor NusA, whose product MENIALIESFSEFKDDKLIDRVTLMAILEDVFRNALKKKYGSDDNFDIIINPDKGDMEIWRNRTVVEDGEVEDENSEISLSAARKIEPDFEVGEDVSEEVKLFQLGRRAILALRQNLISKIHEHDNTNLYKQFKDLIGDIYTAEVHHVRPRMVVLMDDEGNEIVLPKENQIPSDYFKKGDNVRGIIENVELKGNKPQIIMSRTAPEFLEKLFEQEIPEVFDGLINVKKVVRIPGEKAKVAVDSYDDRIDPVGACVGMKGSRIHGIVRELGNENIDVINFTTNIQLYITRALSPAKVSSVKIDEENKKAEVFLKIEEVSKAIGRGGYNIKLASLLTGYELDVIREGVVEVDDVELREFSDEIEEWIIEEFEKIGLDTARSVLGQDVEDLVRRTDLEEETILDVVRILKDELED is encoded by the coding sequence ATGGAGAATATTGCATTAATTGAATCGTTTTCAGAATTTAAAGACGATAAGCTCATTGATAGAGTTACCTTAATGGCAATTTTAGAAGATGTGTTTAGAAATGCATTGAAGAAAAAATATGGTTCTGATGATAATTTTGACATAATCATTAATCCTGATAAAGGAGATATGGAAATTTGGAGAAATAGAACTGTTGTTGAGGATGGAGAAGTAGAAGATGAGAATTCTGAAATTTCATTGTCAGCAGCTAGAAAGATCGAGCCAGATTTCGAAGTTGGAGAAGATGTTTCTGAAGAAGTGAAATTATTTCAATTGGGTAGAAGAGCGATTTTGGCTTTACGTCAAAATTTAATTTCTAAAATTCATGAACATGATAACACAAATCTTTATAAACAATTTAAAGATTTAATAGGTGATATTTATACAGCTGAAGTGCATCATGTAAGACCTAGAATGGTTGTGTTGATGGATGATGAAGGAAACGAGATAGTATTGCCAAAAGAGAATCAAATTCCTAGCGATTATTTCAAAAAAGGAGATAATGTTAGAGGGATTATTGAAAACGTTGAATTAAAAGGGAATAAGCCTCAGATTATAATGTCAAGAACAGCTCCAGAATTTTTGGAGAAACTTTTTGAACAAGAGATACCTGAAGTCTTTGATGGTTTAATCAATGTTAAAAAAGTAGTTAGAATTCCTGGTGAAAAAGCAAAAGTAGCTGTAGATTCTTATGATGATAGAATTGATCCAGTCGGTGCTTGTGTGGGTATGAAAGGATCTAGGATTCATGGAATTGTTCGAGAATTAGGTAATGAAAATATAGATGTAATTAATTTTACAACTAATATTCAGCTATATATAACAAGAGCCTTAAGTCCAGCAAAAGTATCTTCTGTTAAAATTGACGAAGAGAATAAAAAAGCGGAAGTGTTTTTGAAAATTGAAGAAGTTTCAAAAGCAATTGGTAGAGGAGGTTATAACATTAAATTAGCAAGTTTGTTAACGGGTTATGAATTAGATGTTATAAGAGAAGGTGTTGTTGAAGTAGATGATGTAGAATTAAGAGAATTTTCAGATGAAATCGAAGAATGGATAATCGAAGAGTTTGAAAAAATTGGTTTAGATACCGCTAGAAGTGTACTTGGTCAGGATGTCGAAGATTTAGTAAGAAGGACTGATCTAGAAGAAGAAACAATATTAGACGTTGTTCGTATTTTGAAAGATGAGTTAGAAGACTAA
- the infB gene encoding translation initiation factor IF-2, translating to MSDKRVIRINKVLRELNISLDRAVDFLKEKHHEIEASPNAKISEEEYDVLCNQFSADKGKKEASLEVSEEKKKEKEALKRELEKEVELKRQQEEIQKQEVIKAKASLAGPKAVGKIDLNPKKQQPKLETPPVVEEKAKVEIEAKEEKLEVISTPKVEPAKVDAPKVEVPKVEVPKVEKVEVAKVQPKVGIQKKSSETKTFVKQEAKKVDVVKVDEKAVEDKKVEEAQTEEEILKTNYQKLSGTTFTGQKIDLSQFDKAKKKPDDKKEFKKAGQGNQNKKEAGDPNKKRKRITKPAAGGNNSGTAGTTTGGTKKIFTKDNSRFNKGKKVVIQKTEPTEEDVKNQIKETLERLQGKGKKGAKSAKHRKDKRDSHRQRVDDEQQQQELESKILKVTEFVTVGEVATMMDVPITKVIGTCMMLGIMVTMNQRLDAETLTIVADEFDYKVEFITTDIEEAAEVVEDRPEDLKSRAPIVTVMGHVDHGKTSLLDYIRSANVIAGESGGITQHIGAYGVRLENGEKIAFLDTPGHEAFTAMRARGAKVTDIAIIVIAADDDIMPQTKEAISHAQAAGVPMIFAINKVDKPTANPEKIKERLAAMNLLVEDWGGKYQSHDISAKTGLGVKELLEKVLLEAEVLELTANPNKNAVGTVVEAQLDKGRGYVSTILVQAGTLKIGDYMLAGKNHGKIKAMFDERGHNITSAEPSTPVSILGLDGAPTAGDKFNVYDDEREAKQIAAKRTQLQREQSVRTQKHITLAEIGRRIALGQFKELNIILKGDVDGSVEALSDSFSKLSTEEIQINIIHKGVGAITESDVLLASASDAIIIGFNVRPQGNAKQLAEKEEIDIRNYSIIYAAIDDLKDAMEGMLSPELKEEITGTAEVRELFKISKVGTIAGCMVTDGKILRNGQIRLIREGVVIYTGELVALKRFKDDAKEVSKGYDCGMQIKGYNDLKEYDVIECFHEIEVKKKLK from the coding sequence ATGTCTGATAAAAGAGTTATAAGAATCAACAAAGTTTTAAGGGAGTTAAACATTTCTCTAGATAGAGCAGTGGACTTTTTGAAAGAAAAGCATCATGAAATTGAAGCGAGTCCAAATGCGAAAATATCTGAAGAAGAGTATGATGTCTTATGCAATCAATTTTCTGCTGATAAAGGAAAGAAAGAAGCTTCTCTAGAGGTAAGTGAGGAGAAAAAGAAGGAGAAAGAAGCACTTAAGAGAGAGCTAGAAAAAGAAGTTGAATTGAAACGTCAGCAGGAAGAAATTCAGAAACAAGAAGTAATCAAAGCAAAAGCTTCTTTAGCAGGACCAAAAGCAGTTGGTAAAATTGACTTAAATCCTAAAAAACAACAACCAAAACTAGAAACTCCTCCAGTTGTTGAAGAAAAAGCTAAAGTTGAAATTGAAGCGAAAGAAGAAAAACTTGAAGTAATTTCTACTCCTAAAGTAGAGCCTGCAAAAGTAGATGCTCCTAAGGTTGAAGTGCCTAAAGTGGAAGTTCCAAAAGTTGAGAAAGTTGAAGTAGCTAAAGTGCAACCAAAAGTAGGGATTCAGAAAAAATCTTCTGAGACTAAAACTTTTGTTAAGCAAGAGGCTAAAAAAGTAGATGTCGTTAAGGTTGATGAGAAAGCGGTTGAAGATAAAAAAGTAGAAGAAGCTCAGACTGAAGAGGAGATTCTTAAAACGAATTATCAAAAACTTTCTGGAACAACTTTTACTGGTCAAAAAATTGATTTGTCTCAGTTTGATAAAGCTAAGAAAAAACCAGACGATAAAAAAGAATTTAAGAAAGCGGGTCAAGGAAATCAAAATAAAAAAGAAGCCGGAGATCCAAATAAAAAACGTAAAAGAATTACGAAGCCAGCTGCAGGAGGTAATAACTCGGGTACTGCAGGAACTACTACTGGAGGAACTAAAAAAATCTTTACAAAAGATAATAGTCGATTCAATAAAGGTAAGAAGGTTGTAATTCAAAAAACGGAGCCTACAGAGGAGGATGTTAAAAACCAAATCAAAGAAACTCTTGAAAGATTACAAGGGAAAGGTAAAAAAGGAGCGAAATCTGCTAAACACCGTAAAGATAAAAGAGATAGTCACCGTCAACGTGTAGATGATGAACAACAACAACAAGAATTAGAAAGCAAAATCTTAAAAGTAACAGAATTTGTTACTGTAGGAGAAGTTGCTACAATGATGGACGTGCCAATTACAAAAGTTATTGGAACTTGTATGATGTTAGGAATCATGGTTACAATGAATCAACGTTTAGATGCTGAAACATTAACTATCGTTGCTGACGAGTTTGACTATAAAGTTGAATTTATTACAACAGATATCGAAGAGGCAGCTGAAGTTGTTGAAGATAGACCAGAAGATTTAAAATCGAGAGCGCCTATTGTTACTGTAATGGGACATGTCGATCACGGTAAGACATCTTTATTAGATTATATTCGTAGCGCAAATGTTATTGCAGGAGAATCTGGAGGAATTACGCAGCATATTGGAGCATACGGAGTGAGATTAGAAAATGGTGAGAAAATCGCATTTTTAGATACTCCTGGTCACGAGGCCTTTACTGCAATGCGTGCTCGTGGTGCTAAAGTGACGGATATTGCAATTATTGTTATTGCGGCTGATGATGACATCATGCCTCAAACAAAAGAAGCAATTAGTCATGCTCAAGCAGCAGGTGTGCCAATGATTTTTGCAATTAATAAAGTAGATAAGCCAACTGCAAACCCTGAAAAGATCAAAGAAAGATTAGCAGCAATGAACTTGTTAGTAGAAGATTGGGGTGGTAAATATCAATCTCATGATATATCAGCAAAAACAGGTTTAGGTGTTAAAGAGTTATTAGAGAAAGTATTATTAGAAGCAGAAGTTTTAGAGCTTACTGCAAATCCAAATAAAAATGCAGTTGGTACTGTAGTAGAAGCTCAGTTAGATAAAGGTAGAGGATATGTTTCAACTATCTTAGTTCAAGCGGGTACTTTAAAAATTGGTGATTATATGTTAGCGGGTAAGAATCATGGAAAAATTAAAGCCATGTTTGATGAAAGAGGACATAATATTACTAGTGCTGAGCCTTCAACTCCAGTTTCTATATTAGGTTTAGACGGTGCTCCAACAGCAGGTGATAAATTTAATGTATATGACGATGAGAGAGAAGCGAAACAAATTGCTGCTAAGCGTACACAGTTACAACGTGAGCAATCTGTTAGAACTCAAAAGCATATTACCCTTGCAGAGATTGGAAGACGTATTGCTTTAGGTCAGTTTAAAGAATTGAATATAATTCTTAAAGGAGATGTTGATGGTTCTGTAGAAGCATTATCAGATTCATTTTCTAAATTGTCAACAGAAGAAATCCAGATTAATATAATTCATAAAGGAGTTGGTGCTATTACTGAATCTGATGTGTTGTTAGCTTCTGCTTCTGATGCAATTATTATAGGATTTAATGTTCGTCCACAAGGGAATGCAAAACAATTAGCAGAAAAAGAAGAAATCGATATCCGTAATTATTCAATTATTTATGCAGCGATCGACGATTTAAAAGATGCAATGGAAGGAATGTTGTCTCCAGAGTTGAAAGAAGAAATCACAGGTACTGCTGAAGTTCGTGAATTATTCAAAATTTCTAAAGTGGGTACAATTGCTGGATGTATGGTTACTGATGGTAAAATTCTAAGAAATGGTCAAATCCGTTTAATTAGAGAGGGAGTCGTAATCTATACTGGTGAGCTTGTTGCATTGAAACGTTTTAAAGATGATGCGAAAGAAGTTTCTAAAGGATATGATTGTGGTATGCAGATAAAAGGATATAACGATCTTAAGGAATATGATGTTATTGAATGTTTCCATGAAATTGAAGTAAAAAAGAAATTGAAGTAA
- a CDS encoding IS3 family transposase (programmed frameshift) — translation MNKSENRPAKRSQRDYNLGFKLAVISQVEKGELTYKQAQKKYGIQGRSTVLVWLRKFGNLDWSNPKLLFMVKSKETPAQSIKRLEKELADEKLKNTVLNTMIDISDSQYGTQIRKKFSPKPIRRIQQEEGISMSRTCRLFGVSRQAIYQQEARCLEREKELLIVKQLVEKQRRIMPRLGTRKLYFLLEQSFVENRIKIGRDAFFAYLKREKMLVKPMKNYTKTTFSKHWLRKYPNLFKDIDINRIEQVFVSDITYIKSNKRTHYLSLVTDVFSRKIVGYHLSDDMSAESVVKALRMAVKNRKTNLQLIHHSDRGLQYCSKIYQNELTKNNIIASMTDGYDCYQNALAERINGILKQEFLIYKCKSGDELNLLVRESVECYNSKRPHLSLNMKTPNFVYEKTSEVNFTGFN, via the exons ATGAATAAATCAGAAAACAGGCCAGCAAAGCGTAGTCAACGCGATTATAATCTGGGCTTTAAATTAGCTGTTATTTCTCAAGTAGAAAAAGGCGAACTTACCTATAAGCAAGCTCAAAAGAAGTATGGAATTCAAGGTAGAAGTACAGTTTTGGTTTGGTTAAGAAAATTTGGTAATTTAGATTGGAGTAACCCCAAGCTTTTGTTTATGGTCAAATCTAAAGAAACTCCAGCCCAAAGCATTAAAAGATTAGAGAAAGAATTAGCTGATGAGAAGCTTAAAAACACAGTGCTAAACACCATGATTGATATCTCAGATAGTCAATACGGTACTCAAATTAGAAAAAAGTTTTCACCCAAAC CCATCCGACGCATCCAACAAGAAGAAGGCATAAGTATGTCCAGAACTTGTAGATTGTTTGGGGTAAGCCGACAAGCTATTTATCAGCAGGAAGCACGTTGTTTAGAACGAGAGAAAGAATTATTAATAGTAAAGCAACTCGTTGAAAAACAAAGAAGAATTATGCCTCGATTAGGCACAAGAAAACTTTATTTTTTACTAGAACAATCTTTTGTTGAAAATAGAATTAAAATCGGGAGAGATGCATTTTTTGCTTATTTGAAAAGAGAAAAAATGCTAGTTAAACCAATGAAAAATTACACAAAAACCACCTTTTCTAAACACTGGTTACGTAAGTACCCCAATTTATTTAAAGATATCGATATCAACAGAATAGAACAGGTTTTTGTTAGTGACATAACTTATATAAAATCTAATAAAAGAACTCATTATCTATCATTAGTTACAGATGTTTTTAGCAGAAAAATAGTTGGTTATCATTTGAGTGATGACATGAGTGCAGAAAGTGTGGTTAAGGCCTTAAGAATGGCAGTAAAAAACAGAAAAACAAACCTTCAATTAATACATCACTCAGACAGAGGTTTACAATATTGTTCTAAAATTTATCAAAATGAATTAACCAAAAATAATATTATTGCTTCTATGACCGATGGCTATGATTGTTATCAAAATGCTCTAGCGGAAAGAATAAATGGTATTCTAAAACAAGAATTCCTCATATACAAATGTAAATCAGGTGATGAACTTAACCTTTTAGTTAGAGAGTCTGTGGAATGCTATAATAGTAAAAGACCTCATTTGAGTTTAAATATGAAAACACCTAACTTTGTATATGAAAAAACCAGTGAAGTTAACTTCACTGGTTTTAATTAA